The following coding sequences are from one Gossypium hirsutum isolate 1008001.06 chromosome A12, Gossypium_hirsutum_v2.1, whole genome shotgun sequence window:
- the LOC107938049 gene encoding putative cyclin-D6-1 isoform X2, with protein MEFDLENPLANSNHLCPPPSPNSTSLFLLETDHMPSHHYVQSLKAGAFPTSVRRHAIAYISLFCCRFGPFLPYLAVNYLDRFLSSQGIPKPKTWFVRLVACSCVSLAAKMTKTEFSLIDFQGDGGFNFDAQAIERMEYLILGALKWRMRSITPFSFISFFISFFNLKDPPLRQALKARAVELILKAQMDTRLMELRPSIIAASALLSASHQLFPLQFPCFRKAISSCSYVNKENMLKCCNWMQEMEKEGEQSEPVDEIMASSSNTPVNVLDQHFSCWGSEIAADATKRDMKRPRINDYPDNHSVHFSQLQHC; from the exons ATGGAGTTCGATCTTGAAAACCCATTAGCTAACTCCAATCACTTGTGCCCTCCCCCTTCTCCTAATTCTACTTCCCTCTTCCTGCTTGAAACCGATCATATGCCCTCTCACCATTACGTACAGTCTCTCAAAGCTGGAGCTTTTCCTACTTCTGTCCGACGACATGCTATCGCTTATATCTCACTG tttTGTTGTCGATTTGGCCCTTTCTTACCTTATCTCGCTGTCAattatcttgaccggttcttgtCAAGCCAAGGAATACCG AAACCTAAGACATGGTTTGTAAGACTTGTTGCATGCTCCTGCGTCTCCTTAGCTGCCAAGATGACCAAAACTGAGTTTTCTCTCATCGACTTTCAG GGCGATGGCGGTTTCAATTTTGATGCACAAGCCATAGAGCGAATGGAGTATCTAATCTTGGGAGCACTCAAATGGCGAATGCGTTCAATTACTCCTTTCTCTTTCAtatcctttttcatttcattcttCAATCTCAAAGACCCTCCTTTAAGGCAAGCCCTCAAAGCTCGAGCTGTTGAACTCATCTTAAAAGCTCAAATGG ATACAAGGCTTATGGAGTTGAGGCCATCAATAATTGCAGCGTCCGCACTTCTCTCTGCTTCCCATCAACTTTTTCCCTTGCAGTTCCCCTGCTTTAGAAAAGCAATTTCCAGCTGTTCGTATGTAAATAAG gaaaacatgttaaagtgctgcaattGGATGCAAGAGATGGAGAAGGAAGGAGAGCAATCAGAACCAGTGGATGAGATTATGGCGTCGAGCTCTAACACGCCTGTTAATGTGCTTGACCAGCATTTTTCATGTTGGGGAAGTGAAATTGCAGCCGATGCAACAAAGAGGGACATGAAGAGACCAAGAATTAACGATTACCCTGACAATCATTCGGTCCACTTCTCTCAGCTCCAACACTGTTGA
- the LOC107938049 gene encoding putative cyclin-D6-1 isoform X1: protein MEFDLENPLANSNHLCPPPSPNSTSLFLLETDHMPSHHYVQSLKAGAFPTSVRRHAIAYISLFCCRFGPFLPYLAVNYLDRFLSSQGIPQKPKTWFVRLVACSCVSLAAKMTKTEFSLIDFQGDGGFNFDAQAIERMEYLILGALKWRMRSITPFSFISFFISFFNLKDPPLRQALKARAVELILKAQMDTRLMELRPSIIAASALLSASHQLFPLQFPCFRKAISSCSYVNKENMLKCCNWMQEMEKEGEQSEPVDEIMASSSNTPVNVLDQHFSCWGSEIAADATKRDMKRPRINDYPDNHSVHFSQLQHC from the exons ATGGAGTTCGATCTTGAAAACCCATTAGCTAACTCCAATCACTTGTGCCCTCCCCCTTCTCCTAATTCTACTTCCCTCTTCCTGCTTGAAACCGATCATATGCCCTCTCACCATTACGTACAGTCTCTCAAAGCTGGAGCTTTTCCTACTTCTGTCCGACGACATGCTATCGCTTATATCTCACTG tttTGTTGTCGATTTGGCCCTTTCTTACCTTATCTCGCTGTCAattatcttgaccggttcttgtCAAGCCAAGGAATACCG CAGAAACCTAAGACATGGTTTGTAAGACTTGTTGCATGCTCCTGCGTCTCCTTAGCTGCCAAGATGACCAAAACTGAGTTTTCTCTCATCGACTTTCAG GGCGATGGCGGTTTCAATTTTGATGCACAAGCCATAGAGCGAATGGAGTATCTAATCTTGGGAGCACTCAAATGGCGAATGCGTTCAATTACTCCTTTCTCTTTCAtatcctttttcatttcattcttCAATCTCAAAGACCCTCCTTTAAGGCAAGCCCTCAAAGCTCGAGCTGTTGAACTCATCTTAAAAGCTCAAATGG ATACAAGGCTTATGGAGTTGAGGCCATCAATAATTGCAGCGTCCGCACTTCTCTCTGCTTCCCATCAACTTTTTCCCTTGCAGTTCCCCTGCTTTAGAAAAGCAATTTCCAGCTGTTCGTATGTAAATAAG gaaaacatgttaaagtgctgcaattGGATGCAAGAGATGGAGAAGGAAGGAGAGCAATCAGAACCAGTGGATGAGATTATGGCGTCGAGCTCTAACACGCCTGTTAATGTGCTTGACCAGCATTTTTCATGTTGGGGAAGTGAAATTGCAGCCGATGCAACAAAGAGGGACATGAAGAGACCAAGAATTAACGATTACCCTGACAATCATTCGGTCCACTTCTCTCAGCTCCAACACTGTTGA
- the LOC107938049 gene encoding putative cyclin-D6-1 isoform X3, which yields MEFDLENPLANSNHLCPPPSPNSTSLFLLETDHMPSHHYVQSLKAGAFPTSVRRHAIAYISLQKPKTWFVRLVACSCVSLAAKMTKTEFSLIDFQGDGGFNFDAQAIERMEYLILGALKWRMRSITPFSFISFFISFFNLKDPPLRQALKARAVELILKAQMDTRLMELRPSIIAASALLSASHQLFPLQFPCFRKAISSCSYVNKENMLKCCNWMQEMEKEGEQSEPVDEIMASSSNTPVNVLDQHFSCWGSEIAADATKRDMKRPRINDYPDNHSVHFSQLQHC from the exons ATGGAGTTCGATCTTGAAAACCCATTAGCTAACTCCAATCACTTGTGCCCTCCCCCTTCTCCTAATTCTACTTCCCTCTTCCTGCTTGAAACCGATCATATGCCCTCTCACCATTACGTACAGTCTCTCAAAGCTGGAGCTTTTCCTACTTCTGTCCGACGACATGCTATCGCTTATATCTCACTG CAGAAACCTAAGACATGGTTTGTAAGACTTGTTGCATGCTCCTGCGTCTCCTTAGCTGCCAAGATGACCAAAACTGAGTTTTCTCTCATCGACTTTCAG GGCGATGGCGGTTTCAATTTTGATGCACAAGCCATAGAGCGAATGGAGTATCTAATCTTGGGAGCACTCAAATGGCGAATGCGTTCAATTACTCCTTTCTCTTTCAtatcctttttcatttcattcttCAATCTCAAAGACCCTCCTTTAAGGCAAGCCCTCAAAGCTCGAGCTGTTGAACTCATCTTAAAAGCTCAAATGG ATACAAGGCTTATGGAGTTGAGGCCATCAATAATTGCAGCGTCCGCACTTCTCTCTGCTTCCCATCAACTTTTTCCCTTGCAGTTCCCCTGCTTTAGAAAAGCAATTTCCAGCTGTTCGTATGTAAATAAG gaaaacatgttaaagtgctgcaattGGATGCAAGAGATGGAGAAGGAAGGAGAGCAATCAGAACCAGTGGATGAGATTATGGCGTCGAGCTCTAACACGCCTGTTAATGTGCTTGACCAGCATTTTTCATGTTGGGGAAGTGAAATTGCAGCCGATGCAACAAAGAGGGACATGAAGAGACCAAGAATTAACGATTACCCTGACAATCATTCGGTCCACTTCTCTCAGCTCCAACACTGTTGA